Genomic DNA from Mycteria americana isolate JAX WOST 10 ecotype Jacksonville Zoo and Gardens chromosome 25, USCA_MyAme_1.0, whole genome shotgun sequence:
GTGGGCGGCCGGggcgggtgctgggtgctggtggtggggtgTGGGGAGCGCTCCCCGGGCTGCTAATTAATTGCTGTTTAGCTGGGGATGCAGAGGGTGTAATTACGGGGGGGATTGCGCGAACCTgcagccggccccggggggctgcggggggccgggggggccgtgccCTGCAGGTGTCCCTGCCCGGGGAGTGGAGGCGAGCAGGCGACGCGGTTCGGCCGGGGCCGTCCCCGAGCCCTCTCCCTGGGGCACGGCGTCCCGCCGTTCCCCGTGGGACCTCGGGGACCCGCTTCGGGGGCAGAGCAGGACGTGCATCTGCAGGGTTGGGGGGCGGCTCCGGGGCCAGCCAGGCAGGCCACGGCACGCTGCACCGAGCCCAGCCCTGCGGTGGCAGGCCCACTCCCGCCAAGCGCAGGCGCCCTCCCGGCtcggccggggccggccgcggccagCGgcgagcacccagcacccagcgccctgccccggggcggcgggagggtgAGGGCCCGTCCGACGCCTCGGCAcagggggccggggcaggcggcggggaggcgatgctggcggcggggaggggaTGCCCGCGGCACGGGGCGCCCATCCTGCCGGTGCTGGGAATTTCCTCCCACGGGAGGGGGCCAGGGGATGCCCCCTGCCCGGTTCCGGGTTGGCGCCCCACGGCACGGCGCCGGCCACGAAGGGTTAATGCCGTGTGTGTTCTGGGAAGCGGGGCTGGGAGGTGCGTGACCCGGGGTGTGGGCGTCGACTCCTTTTGAGGTGGGATCCTGCGCTCAAGTGCAGCGGGGAGCAGGGCCAAGTTCACACAgcaccctgccttcccctccctgccgctCGCGGGCCGCCGACCCGGCTGCGGCACAGCGCCGAGCCACGCCGGGACACGCACCAGGTGAGCCGCGcgcccaccccaccaccaccggTTGGCGCGGCAGAGAAGGTGCCAGGGCGGCGGGGACCCAGCGTGGTGGCAGCAGGAACCCGGCGCGGTACCGCCGGGTGCGGGGCGGGCCGGGCACGGCTGCTCTGGCACCGAGCGGGAGGCTGCTGGGATGCTGGCGTTGCCCGAGCCCTGCACCGCCCTCGCTGCTggtgggatgggacgggatgggacgggaagGGACGGGCAGCGAGGTCCGGGTCACCGCGGCCTGGCGGAGCGGGGCCCGCACCCTGTGGCAGCGGTGCCAGGCAGCCGGACGTGCCTCTGCCTGGCCCAGGCGCCGGGGAGGGTTTTGGCAGTGGGAGGGGGCCGTGGTGCCAGCACGGGGCCGCCGGGCAgggggccggcgcgggggctcGGTTGGGCCGGCGGTTGCTTGTCGCCACGGCAGGTGCCGGGGTTGGTGCTGCCGACGCCACCGGTCCTGCAGCCGCCTACTCCACGGCGGCAGGGCTGCGGTGCCCAGCCTCCAGCCTGGCTATCGTGCCAGGCTGGCACCGGGCCCCGGGAGCTGCGCTGGGCAGCGCCGGCTGGGCGCGGAGGCAGACCTGGGCTGCGGTGCTCGGAACCCCTTCCCCGGTGCTGATGGCTGCCGTGCCTTGGCCACGGCACACGGCCGTGCCCGCGAGGCGCTGGAGGTGCCTGGGCAGCGGGAGCTCTCCGGGTGGCACCGCGGGCGCGAGGAGCCGGACGGCAGCGGGGACCAGGGTGGTGCCGTGGGGCTCGCTCCCCagcgccgtggggcggggggggtctgtttattctcttctctcttcAAACCATTTCCTTTCGTCTCCGCTcgctgttttcttctttcaaagagTGGGACCGCttcccccagccacctcccctccAGCACCGGGACCCCCGGCACGCCTCCAGCACGTGCCTGCTTCAGGGCCACCGGCCTGGCCGAGCCCCGGCCCGCTGCCTTCCCCGCcgggtgggcagaggggctgcacagccccccgcccccagccacGCCACTCCACCGCATCGCGGCGGCAGGCGCCGGGGCCACCGCTGTTCCCCGCTGGCCGCGGGCAGGGCGCTGGGTGGGGGGGGATGTACggcccggacacctgggtccccttccaGCTCCCAAAGGGTGAGGGGCCCCGGTGGGGCCGGGGGCCAGGGGCCGGGTCGGTGGCTGGCGCCGCGCTCCCCTTCCTGGGTGACTCATCCTCCCCAGTGCGGCTGTGAAGTCCCTCCACAGCGTTTGTGACCGAAAGCAGCGGCACTCGGCAGCAGCCCGGGGTGGGGGCCGCGCTCCCTGGGACCCCTGCCCCCCTTTCCCATGGGGAAGCAGGTGGGGGGACCCCCCGGGCACCCTCTCCCACCCCATGTCTCCTACCGTCCCCAGGCTGGGGTCGGTGCCCAGCGCAGGCTGGCACCGTGCCTGCGTGCAGGGTGCCATCCCGCCTCGGTGGCACGGGACGCAGCCAGTCCCCACGCAGggtgggtgctgcggggccggaccccagccctgctgcgtGTGGCTGTGCCGGGGCGGCAGGACCCCCACGGTGGGGTGGGGCTGGCAGGTGAATGGGGGCTTGCCGTGGTTGTGCCAGGCGGCGTGGGCCGGTGGCAGGATGTCAGGGTGACCCGGGCAGGCATTGTTcccgctgccgcctgccccggcaTGGGAGCCAGCTCAGTGTGGGGAGCGACCCCCCCTTTCCCCGGCCCCGTGCGGCTGCCGCAGCCGAAACGGGCCCGGCCGCAGGCATTGACGTAACCGAGAAAGCTGTGGCACGGCCGGGGTGCGGGCATCGCCGctggccccctccccggcccgtgCCCCCCACGCCATCGTCTCCGGTGCTGTCCAGGGAACGCCGGGGGTGGCTCCGGCACCCTCACACCTCGTCCCCCCTGTTTCCTTATCGCCGCTGCGATCTCCTCGATGGCAGCACCCGCTCAGCATGTGACTTCGCTCCAGCGGGGAGGatgcgcgggggggcggggggtgtcggGGAAGAAGCCGTAACGGGCGGTTTGGTGTGATGGAAAATCCCCCTCCTGCCGCCGCCtcgcccccgccctgccccggccccgcaccctcgTCCGCAGGCATCCGGCCCTGCAGCCGCTCACGGGGGTCCCGGCTCCCTTGCCGGGCTGAGCCGTGCCTCTGCCGGTGAGCTTCGTGGCACCGGCAGCGCTGAGACTGCTCCTGCCTGTACCGTGGCACGGCGAGGCCGGTGGCTGTGCCTGTTCCTCggagcgccccgccgcccgccggggcatGGCTGGGGCCTCGGCTGCTGCACCGGGCCCGGGCACCCCCCGGTGCAGGAGCCCCCACATGGGCACGTGCCGGTGGgtgccagccccggccctgcaGGCAGGAAGAGCCCTGCGAGCGCCCCGTGCCCGGGTGTCTCGTGGGGCCGGGGGTGCCATGGGGACCGGGGGACAGGGGTTTCGTCCCGCTGCCATCGGGGTTTGGCCAGGGGAGGCAGCAATGGAGGATCTGGGTGGCACGCGCCCCGTCCCGGGACCGCCGCCTGTGACAGCCCTGGGGGTCCGCAGGGCTCCGGGGTGCCCTCGGTGGGCACCGCGTCCCTGTCATCCCTTCCCCGAGCCGCGGCGCAGGGCGCTCGCCTCCCCTAATCCTGCCCCCGCTGCTAATCCTGCCTAATCCAACCGGGGGCTGTCGCTGCCTGTTGGCTCCCGGGCCCCTGATGGCTTAATCGCCCCTAATCCGCTCGCCCCCGCCCCAGCGGGCAGCGAGGACCCCGGCCAGTGGCAGGACGGGCTCCTGGCAAGGGGCGGAGGGGCGGCCGTGGGTGCTCGACGCCGGCGCCAGCATCCCAGGCGGTCGGCACTGCCCGGCTCCCAGTTTCAGGGGCGGCTGCCGCCTGCCCTGCCGGTCGGGCCTGCTCGGCAGCGGCTGGGGCGGCTCCGCAGCCGGTTGCTCCGGGGCCGTTCCCAGCCGCCTGCCGAGGCAGCCCCAGCTGGCGGCCGCCCAAGCGCAGGGAGCGGCCGGCGCGGGGATGGGCTCCTGCgccgggggccgccggccgcgccgcccctccACGGGCAAGAGGGGGCACGTCCCCCGCACCCGCCGACGGCACAGTGTGGCTTGGCACGGGCCGGCGTGGCGTGGCGGGGTTCAGTTCGGATGGGCCTGGCGCAGCTCAGCGTGGTCTGGTGCGGCTCGGCGATGTCCAGTGCCACATGCTACCATCCGCCACGGCTTGGCTCGGCTCAGCGTAGCACGGCGCAGCTCTGGCAGCACCGAAAGCCTGGATATGGCGGTGCTGCGTGCCCACCTCTGCCTTCcccggggtgcgggcagggctgcagccactGGACGGACCTCCCGCCCCAGTGTCACCCAGCAGCCCTGGTGTCACCCAGCAGCACCGGGCAGCCAGGAGGGCATTACCCATGGATGGGCaccggcgctgctgctgctgccggtaACCTGCCCGCGGGTCaggagggcagcggggctccCTCTTCCACAGGCTCCATCGCCCGCCCGTGCCGGCTCCGTGGGGACACGCGGGTCCCCAGTGCAGCACCGCGGGGACCCCGGGTGCCAGTGCCGGCAGCGCTGGGTTTACGGCGgaggccaagccctgccagctgcagcgTGGGAAAGGCCCGGCTCGCGCAGGCAGGGCTTGGCTGGGCGAGGAgcggccccgggctggggcaaagggggagggagggggccgggcccccACCGGGAGCGGGGGCAGGAACCGGCGGCGCGGGTGCTGATCCTAATCTGCGGTGGCAGGAAGTGTGGCCCCCGTTTCCCAGCCCGGCTGGGCTccgcggggcggcccccggccctcGGGGCCCTCTTCCCAGCACTCACCCGCCCACCCGCACCCGCCGTCGGCGAGGCCCGCGTTCCCAGGAtggggctgccgggagccggcGGCTGcgcccggccgtgccggggggccggggggccggggggtgggtGGGCTGGCGCAGGAAGCGCCGTGCCTCGGCACCGTTCAAAGGCACCACGCTGAGATTTCCCCCTTTGCTGTGGTGGCacggggggcggcgcgggcggccgggTGCTGGCGGCAGAGGAAGCGCGGGGGGCTGCGGTGGGGGGCCTGCCGCCCGCCAACCTCGGCatggcgtgggggggggggggtgagggcagCCCCCGGGCCCCCCGACCTGCCCCGGTTCGGCGTCCCACCGAAACCCCGGTCCCTGGGGCCGCTGCCACCGAGCCCCGCGCGATGGAGGTTTCCTCGCGCCCCGGCTTCGCGGCAGAGCCGATGCTTCAGCCACGGCGTTTCCTCCGAGTGCCGTCTTTCGGCCGGTTCCCGTGCCGGTCGGCGAGCGTCCCGTCCTTCCCGCAGGTGAGGACGATGGCCAGCCCGGAGGACGACCTCATCGGCATCCCCTTCCCCGAGCACAGCAGCGAGCTGCTGAGCTGCCTGAATGAGCAgcggcagctggggctgctctgcgACGTCACCATCAAGACGCAGGGGCTGGAGTACCGCACCCACCGCGCCGTCCTGGCCGCCTCCAGCCGCTACTTCAAGAAGCTCtttgcggggccggggccggggcaggaggtCTGCGAGCTGGACTTCGTGGGGCCGGAGGCGCTGGGCGCGCTGCTGGAGTTCGCCTACACGGCCACGCTCACCATCAGCAGCGCCAACATGGGCGAGGTGCTGCGTGCCGCCCGGCTGCTGGAGATCCCCTGCGTGATCGCCGCCTGCGTGGAGATCTTGCAGGGCAGCGGGATGGAGGCGCCCGGCCCCGACGACGGCGACTGCGAGCGTGCCCGCCGCTACCTGGAGGCTTTCGCCGCCCTCCCCGAGGGCGAgacgcccgccccgccgcccccccgccccgccgcccgccgcagcaAGAAGACCCGCAAGTTCCTGCAAGCCCGCGGTGCCCGGCTGAACAACCACGCCGAGGAGCCGCCCGCCGAGGCCGAGGGCtgcggcagccccccgccgcccccccagccGCCCTCGCCCCCCCTGCCcgaggggctgcccctgccctacGAGAGCTTCGAGCTgcccgaggaggaggagctgcccccgcaccccttccccttcccctaccaGCCCCCCCTGTCCCCTGAGGAGGCCGCCTCCGACGAGGATGCCATTGACCCCGACCTGATGGCGTACCTGAGCTCGCTGCACCACGAGTCGCTGGCGCCCGGGCTGGATACGCCCGACAAGCTGGTGCGCAAGCGTCGCTCGCAGATGCCCCAGGAGTGCCC
This window encodes:
- the ZBTB7B gene encoding zinc finger and BTB domain-containing protein 7B isoform X1, with amino-acid sequence MAWGGGGEGSPRAPRPAPVRRPTETPVPGAAATEPRAMEVSSRPGFAAEPMLQPRRFLRVPSFGRFPCRSASVPSFPQVRTMASPEDDLIGIPFPEHSSELLSCLNEQRQLGLLCDVTIKTQGLEYRTHRAVLAASSRYFKKLFAGPGPGQEVCELDFVGPEALGALLEFAYTATLTISSANMGEVLRAARLLEIPCVIAACVEILQGSGMEAPGPDDGDCERARRYLEAFAALPEGETPAPPPPRPAARRSKKTRKFLQARGARLNNHAEEPPAEAEGCGSPPPPPQPPSPPLPEGLPLPYESFELPEEEELPPHPFPFPYQPPLSPEEAASDEDAIDPDLMAYLSSLHHESLAPGLDTPDKLVRKRRSQMPQECPVCHKVIHGAGKLPRHMRTHTGEKPFACQVCGVRFTRNDKLKIHMRKHTGERPYSCQHCSARFLHSYDLKNHMHLHTGARPYECYLCHKAFAKDDHLQRHLKGQNCLEVRTRRRRRDEPPPPPAGTPGLDLSNGRLEGLRLSIARYWGPGRPEEEEEEPEGEEGPQPDGAVPVETA
- the ZBTB7B gene encoding zinc finger and BTB domain-containing protein 7B isoform X2, coding for MASPEDDLIGIPFPEHSSELLSCLNEQRQLGLLCDVTIKTQGLEYRTHRAVLAASSRYFKKLFAGPGPGQEVCELDFVGPEALGALLEFAYTATLTISSANMGEVLRAARLLEIPCVIAACVEILQGSGMEAPGPDDGDCERARRYLEAFAALPEGETPAPPPPRPAARRSKKTRKFLQARGARLNNHAEEPPAEAEGCGSPPPPPQPPSPPLPEGLPLPYESFELPEEEELPPHPFPFPYQPPLSPEEAASDEDAIDPDLMAYLSSLHHESLAPGLDTPDKLVRKRRSQMPQECPVCHKVIHGAGKLPRHMRTHTGEKPFACQVCGVRFTRNDKLKIHMRKHTGERPYSCQHCSARFLHSYDLKNHMHLHTGARPYECYLCHKAFAKDDHLQRHLKGQNCLEVRTRRRRRDEPPPPPAGTPGLDLSNGRLEGLRLSIARYWGPGRPEEEEEEPEGEEGPQPDGAVPVETA